In Centroberyx gerrardi isolate f3 unplaced genomic scaffold, fCenGer3.hap1.cur.20231027 Scaffold_502, whole genome shotgun sequence, one DNA window encodes the following:
- the LOC144538421 gene encoding uncharacterized protein LOC144538421 yields MTLISILIWTLLCCCFTESRGQVTVTQPGAVRSAPGGSVTISCRTSPKVHNSGSTHYLAWYQQRDGETPKRLIYYANQRPSGIPGRFTGSGSGTDFTLTISGVQAEDAAVYYCQSVHVINSQDVFTQLKDIGFTEECLAWFNSYFSGRVQSVRAEGFLSDPLSLSMGVPQGSILGPTLFKIYINNVAHAAGSSHIHLYADDTILIAPKNLLNKLDVIYHTAIRFVTGAPFNTHHYSTGEIILTQSPESQSVEPGQTVSIRCKASTSVSNYLSWYLQNPGETPKLLIYYATTRQSGVSDRFSGSGSGSDYTLTISGVQTEDTGVYYCQQGYSSFTQ; encoded by the exons atgactttgatctccatcctcatctggactctcctctgctgctgcttcacag agtccagaggccaggtcacagtgactcagcctggAGCAGTGAGGTCTGCTCCGGGAGGCTCCGTCACCATCAGCTGTCGAACCAGTCCCAAGGTTCATAACTCGGGCAGCACCCACTATTTAGCCTGGtaccaacagagagatggagaaactccTAAACGGCTCATTTACTATGCTAATCAGAGACCATCAGGGATTCCAGGTCGTTTTACAGGCAGTGGAtcagggactgacttcactctgaccatcagtggagtccaggctgaagatgcagcagtttactactgtcagagtGTCCATGTTATCAACAGTCAGGatgtgttcacaca GCTCAAGGACATAGGATTCACAGAGGAATGTCTGGCATGGTTCAACAGCTACTTCTCTGGTCGTGTACAGTCTGTGAGAGCTGAGGGTTTCCTGTCTGACCCACTGTCCCTGTCCATGGGTGTCCCTCAGGGGTCCATTCTAGGTCCAACCCTATTCAAGATCTACATAAATAATGTTGCTCATGCTGCCGGCAGCTCTCACATCCACCTGTATGCTGACGACACCATTTT GATTGCCCCCAAAAACCTTCTCAATAAACTGGACGTCATCTACCACACTGCCATCCGCTTTGTCACCGGTGCCCCTTTCAACACTCATCACT aTTCAACAGGAGAAATCATTCTGACTCAGTCTCCTGAATCTCAGTCTGTTGAACCAGGACAGACTGTCTCTATCAGATGTAAAGCCAGTACAAGTGTTAGTAACTACCTCAGCTGGTACCTTCAGAATCCtggagaaactcctaaactTCTGATTTATTATGCTACAACCCGTCAGTCTGGGGTTTCAGATCGTTTTAGTGGGAGTGGATCTGGGTCTGACTacactctgaccatcagtggagtccagactgaagatacaggagtttactactgtcagcaGGGTTACAGCTcgttcacacagtga